The Candidatus Zixiibacteriota bacterium genome includes a window with the following:
- a CDS encoding outer membrane protein transport protein — MGIGRALVLLLAVFTLLCPAVFASGFGVVGVGGEATAMGGAFRAVADNWTAAFYNPAGLAGIQDNSLGGDYILVNWRNSVTPNYLWGGTYESGIINDVEAYNRYDVFGNGGGGLIFRLPVFGETVFGLTVFQEFDYNVCWELYKPNRSYNSTMNPPQNQFENNFDVVSFQATAAHEFADEKLWLGLGLELLRGDLLISTIGFRDNPYLEVDPEFTGADRPYDKIVDWNQNDGDGYGFGIRLGALWHATDKFRVGFSAHVPSKITLKGDAVTHYYLPELYEPVDPGGSPENLMTAGGTVTDSADFETDINMPATLGAGLSYDVNEKLTVAADIEYTMWSNFEGFTYVYSNHRGLSGAADTTSYLNEFFTSNLAYVVDWENTVKIMCGARYRMIEKLSLLGGVSFDQSPARDNMLQTPLAIDLGNKLGLYGGLQLHLDRWDLTFSTAYVNQPDDDDTDMVDLDNDGMPDSFPGSYTAETYQSTFSFNYRF; from the coding sequence ATGGGAATAGGTAGAGCTTTAGTCCTGCTTCTGGCTGTTTTTACCTTGCTCTGTCCTGCGGTTTTCGCCAGCGGATTCGGCGTAGTTGGTGTCGGTGGTGAAGCCACCGCCATGGGCGGCGCGTTCCGGGCCGTGGCCGACAATTGGACGGCGGCGTTTTACAACCCGGCCGGGTTAGCCGGTATTCAGGACAACTCATTGGGCGGCGACTATATCTTAGTCAATTGGCGCAACTCTGTTACTCCGAACTATCTCTGGGGCGGTACCTATGAGAGCGGCATCATCAACGATGTCGAGGCTTATAATCGCTATGATGTGTTCGGCAACGGCGGCGGCGGTTTAATTTTCCGTTTGCCGGTGTTTGGCGAGACCGTTTTCGGTCTGACGGTGTTTCAGGAGTTCGACTATAACGTTTGTTGGGAGTTGTATAAACCGAATCGGTCTTACAACTCAACCATGAACCCGCCGCAGAATCAATTCGAGAACAATTTCGATGTCGTCTCTTTCCAGGCTACGGCCGCACACGAGTTTGCTGATGAGAAACTCTGGCTCGGTCTCGGACTGGAACTCCTCCGCGGCGACTTGCTGATCAGCACGATCGGTTTCCGCGATAATCCTTACCTCGAAGTTGATCCGGAGTTCACCGGCGCTGATCGTCCTTACGACAAGATCGTCGATTGGAATCAGAACGACGGCGACGGCTATGGTTTCGGAATTCGTCTCGGTGCTCTCTGGCACGCTACCGATAAGTTCCGTGTCGGTTTTTCGGCGCATGTTCCGTCCAAGATCACTCTCAAGGGCGACGCTGTGACCCACTACTATCTGCCGGAGCTTTACGAGCCGGTCGATCCGGGTGGCTCTCCCGAGAACTTGATGACCGCGGGCGGTACGGTAACCGACTCGGCCGATTTTGAGACCGATATTAACATGCCGGCCACTCTCGGCGCCGGTTTGTCTTACGATGTCAACGAGAAGTTGACCGTAGCTGCGGATATTGAATACACGATGTGGTCGAATTTCGAGGGCTTCACTTACGTCTACTCGAACCATCGCGGCCTCAGCGGCGCAGCCGACACCACCTCGTACCTGAACGAATTTTTCACGTCCAATCTCGCCTACGTGGTCGATTGGGAAAACACCGTCAAGATCATGTGCGGCGCGCGCTATCGCATGATCGAAAAGCTGAGTCTCCTGGGTGGTGTTTCGTTCGATCAGTCACCGGCCAGAGACAACATGCTGCAAACGCCGCTGGCGATTGATCTCGGTAATAAGCTCGGTCTTTACGGAGGTTTACAGCTTCATCTCGACCGCTGGGACCTGACCTTCTCCACCGCCTATGTCAATCAACCGGATGATGATGATACCGATATGGTGGACCTGGACAATGACGGAATGCCTGACAGCTTCCCCGGTTCGTATACGGCTGAGACTTATCAGTCAACCTTCTCGTTCAACTATCGGTTCTAA
- a CDS encoding helix-hairpin-helix domain-containing protein: MKKPDKLTNLVSVGPSIARDLEDLGITEVEQLIGRDAGELFEELQRLKGGPVDRCCEDVFRAAIAQAENPDLPDEQKKWWYWSRVRKGQKP; encoded by the coding sequence ATGAAAAAGCCTGATAAACTGACCAATCTGGTTTCAGTCGGACCATCCATTGCAAGAGATCTGGAAGATCTGGGGATCACCGAAGTGGAACAGTTGATCGGCCGTGACGCCGGTGAGTTGTTCGAGGAGCTGCAGCGACTCAAAGGCGGACCGGTGGATCGTTGCTGTGAGGATGTCTTCCGGGCGGCGATTGCCCAGGCGGAAAATCCCGATCTTCCGGACGAGCAGAAGAAATGGTGGTACTGGTCGCGCGTGCGCAAGGGTCAGAAACCTTAG
- the greA gene encoding transcription elongation factor GreA, with translation MSEPIYMSKEARLKLEAELKQLKFTDRPRIVDEIRRARELGDLSENAEYHAAKEAQVHLERKIAELEDKLSRVRSIDTDSIPTDKVYLYAKVTVKDQRDGEEIEYKIVSPEEADPDNDIISIKSPVGAALLGKAVGDQVEITIPAGTLRYTVEKIGRD, from the coding sequence ATGAGTGAACCTATATATATGTCCAAGGAAGCACGCCTCAAGTTGGAGGCTGAGCTGAAGCAGTTGAAGTTCACCGATCGACCGAGAATCGTCGATGAGATTCGTCGTGCTCGGGAACTTGGTGATCTTTCCGAAAACGCCGAGTATCATGCCGCCAAAGAGGCTCAGGTCCATCTCGAGCGGAAAATAGCCGAGCTGGAGGACAAGCTCTCCCGGGTACGTTCGATTGATACCGATAGTATCCCGACCGACAAGGTCTACCTGTATGCCAAAGTTACGGTCAAGGATCAGCGCGATGGCGAGGAAATCGAATATAAAATCGTTTCTCCCGAGGAAGCGGATCCTGACAACGATATTATATCAATCAAGTCGCCGGTAGGAGCGGCCTTATTAGGTAAGGCGGTCGGTGACCAGGTAGAAATTACGATTCCGGCCGGGACTCTTCGCTATACGGTTGAGAAGATCGGCCGTGACTAA
- a CDS encoding PIG-L family deacetylase: MSETNGTYDLVSIGAHPDDVEVGTGGVLIDLAERGYRCGIVIMTQGEMGTGGTAEIRAHEVKAAAAVLQADIIRVFDWGDTRLEDSYQKRLDLAQVIRDTRPKIILAPYPHVGHGRRQSHPDHVASGVITINAANLASLKKADLKGDPHLVTRIFHYFLPPRVVPNFVVDITPHFERWIEALKAHESQFLNPEKSKDYIESITAQSRSFGLQAGCKYGQGFYAVEPIKVGDIMSLVED; this comes from the coding sequence ATGAGTGAAACTAACGGTACATACGATCTCGTTTCCATCGGGGCTCATCCCGATGATGTCGAAGTAGGCACCGGCGGGGTGTTGATAGACCTGGCCGAGCGAGGATATCGTTGCGGCATCGTGATAATGACCCAGGGTGAAATGGGCACCGGCGGCACGGCCGAGATTCGAGCCCATGAAGTCAAGGCGGCAGCGGCGGTTCTTCAGGCCGACATTATCCGCGTATTCGACTGGGGCGACACCCGTCTCGAAGACTCATATCAGAAACGACTCGATCTGGCTCAGGTCATACGCGACACCCGTCCCAAAATTATCCTGGCTCCATATCCGCACGTAGGGCACGGTCGACGACAATCTCATCCTGACCATGTCGCATCGGGCGTTATTACCATTAACGCCGCCAACCTGGCTTCACTCAAGAAAGCCGACCTGAAGGGCGACCCGCATCTCGTAACAAGAATTTTTCACTATTTTCTCCCCCCGCGTGTAGTCCCCAACTTTGTGGTCGATATCACCCCTCATTTCGAGCGTTGGATCGAGGCTCTTAAAGCTCATGAATCACAATTCCTGAATCCCGAGAAGAGCAAGGATTATATTGAGTCTATCACGGCCCAGTCGCGTTCGTTCGGACTCCAGGCCGGTTGTAAATACGGTCAGGGATTTTATGCCGTTGAACCGATCAAAGTCGGCGATATCATGAGTCTGGTTGAGGACTGA
- the phrB gene encoding deoxyribodipyrimidine photo-lyase, with translation MTIREQLATRSRTIKEGHSGPGPVIYWMNRDQRAVDNWALLYAQDWALRLKRPLLVWVGLSFDRANPRQLLFQIKGLKSTAEQLKIRHIPLIVETGNAAEILPKLIRKTNATALVTDFMPLRFDLEQLRLVAEAVAVPVEQVDAHNIVPAWLVTDKREYGAYTLRPKINRLLPQYLTAFSSLKKHPFQPASEITKPDWTGLIRNLGLTEVVLPGWIVPGSAGGERQMREFLDKRLADYAERRNDPQARAQSELSPWLHCGQLGPQRVALEAQSYDENIPAQESFLEELIVRRELSDNFCLYTSDYDRIEGFPEWSQRTLAEHRSDPREYLYGIEPFETGNTHDPLWNAAQAELVGRGKMPGYLRMYWAKKILEWSPNAERAMATAIYLNDRYSLDGWDPNGYAGIAWSIGGVHDRAWFERDIFGKIRYMSYNGCRRKFDVDGYIEKTTSFLTENR, from the coding sequence ATGACCATAAGAGAACAACTAGCGACAAGAAGCCGGACAATCAAAGAAGGTCACAGCGGCCCCGGACCGGTGATATACTGGATGAACCGCGACCAGCGGGCTGTAGACAACTGGGCGTTGCTGTACGCTCAGGACTGGGCGCTACGGTTGAAACGACCGTTATTGGTCTGGGTGGGTCTGTCTTTTGATCGCGCCAATCCACGGCAGTTGTTGTTTCAGATAAAGGGACTGAAAAGTACCGCAGAGCAGCTCAAAATCCGCCATATTCCGTTAATAGTTGAAACAGGAAACGCTGCCGAGATACTTCCGAAACTGATCAGGAAAACCAATGCGACGGCACTTGTAACCGATTTTATGCCTTTAAGGTTTGACCTGGAACAACTTCGCCTGGTTGCCGAAGCCGTGGCTGTTCCTGTTGAGCAAGTCGATGCTCACAATATCGTACCGGCCTGGCTGGTCACGGATAAGCGGGAGTACGGAGCTTATACCCTTCGGCCGAAAATCAATCGCCTTTTGCCGCAATATCTGACCGCGTTCTCATCCCTGAAGAAACATCCCTTTCAACCGGCATCGGAGATAACGAAACCGGACTGGACCGGTCTTATCCGAAATCTCGGGCTTACCGAAGTCGTTCTTCCCGGTTGGATTGTCCCCGGATCGGCCGGCGGCGAGCGCCAAATGCGGGAATTTCTGGATAAACGGCTGGCGGATTACGCCGAACGACGGAATGATCCGCAAGCTCGGGCACAGTCGGAACTTTCACCCTGGTTGCACTGCGGTCAACTTGGTCCTCAACGTGTGGCTCTTGAAGCACAGTCATACGACGAGAACATACCAGCGCAGGAATCATTTCTGGAGGAGTTAATCGTGCGTCGGGAACTGTCGGATAATTTCTGCCTGTACACTTCCGACTATGACCGGATTGAAGGTTTTCCCGAATGGTCGCAACGGACACTGGCGGAGCATCGTTCCGATCCACGTGAATACTTATACGGTATCGAGCCGTTCGAGACCGGCAACACCCACGATCCGCTTTGGAATGCGGCCCAGGCCGAGCTGGTTGGACGCGGTAAAATGCCCGGATATCTGCGGATGTACTGGGCCAAAAAAATACTTGAATGGTCGCCGAACGCCGAGAGAGCAATGGCAACCGCCATATATCTCAACGACCGCTATTCTCTCGACGGTTGGGATCCCAACGGCTACGCCGGTATCGCCTGGTCAATCGGCGGCGTACATGACAGAGCCTGGTTCGAAAGGGATATTTTCGGCAAAATTCGCTACATGAGTTATAACGGCTGTCGTCGTAAATTCGACGTGGATGGATACATCGAAAAAACGACGTCGTTCTTAACGGAGAACCGATGA
- a CDS encoding SLBB domain-containing protein — protein MSKKILILAVLVIVLVSMNWFRVLLAQDLSSLSEDQKAELFRQYRRNRTQDAPERYYRSADLFGQDSSSLMPEEVRRQAVSEYIDRDDARPEPVLNDSLAGSRLRPQTMIDFDRLKPFGMELFERSSEIDPPTDIASASDYVLGPGDNLVIYLWGRVEKEYNLTVDREGKVFVPTVGEIPAWGLTLDQFTDRAKRTFSQAYSEFDLTCSLGRVRSVRIYVTGEVKRPGAYTVSALTSLFNALYIGGGPTERGTMRNIKLMRRGQCTAQVDLYKLLLQGDNSTDVRLESGDVIFVPVAGARAAIRGQVKRAALYELNGSETALDLLELAGRPTAEAYLDRVMLERISGRSEWEVLDLNLNPQHPDSLENVILLDGDRVTIYSIFEAQKNMVAVYGQVQHPGYYERTDTTRVSDLLDLARLHPYDVYFERADLFRIHPDWRTEVIPVDLGAILAGDTAADMLVDNRDSLHIYSMEEVKWEEQVYIEGAVRNPGWYHLYDGMTVADLVFLAGSYTRSADRNEAELARLSESGEVDLMYVSLDEQSAGLVNLQNDDHLFVRQIPEWQENRTVSLEGEVMYPGTYVLSGRNETLYRLIRRAGGFTPSAFPTGLILERPTIETDLARLRVSELLHRSQPIISDSTGNLVRQEHFEFDPASMNRIIIDMDRLLSSKGNEGDVVLQPNDRIYIPPQPSGVSVMGAVGSNGTLKFTPGKKVKDYVAQAGNFTKQADKKSTRLIKPSGYVLNGNSVLSRPVTLGDIIVVPTKIEKERDWGKVLTTAVTTVTSVLTTAYIVSNL, from the coding sequence ATGTCCAAGAAGATTCTAATTCTGGCCGTGCTGGTGATAGTACTGGTGTCGATGAACTGGTTCAGAGTTCTGCTGGCTCAGGATCTGTCATCGCTGAGCGAAGACCAGAAAGCGGAGTTGTTCCGACAGTATCGCCGGAATCGGACACAGGACGCTCCGGAGCGGTACTACCGCAGTGCCGACTTGTTCGGTCAGGACAGTAGTTCGCTGATGCCCGAGGAGGTTAGACGTCAGGCGGTCTCGGAATATATTGATCGCGATGATGCCCGCCCCGAACCGGTTCTTAACGACTCGCTTGCCGGGTCACGGCTAAGGCCGCAGACGATGATTGACTTCGACCGGCTCAAGCCGTTCGGTATGGAGTTGTTCGAACGTTCGTCCGAAATCGATCCGCCGACCGATATTGCCTCCGCCTCCGATTACGTTCTGGGGCCGGGGGACAATCTCGTAATCTATCTCTGGGGTCGAGTCGAGAAAGAATACAACCTGACGGTCGATCGCGAGGGAAAGGTATTCGTGCCGACGGTCGGTGAGATTCCGGCCTGGGGTTTGACGCTCGATCAATTTACCGATCGCGCCAAAAGAACTTTCAGCCAGGCTTATTCCGAGTTCGATTTAACCTGTTCGCTCGGCCGCGTTCGCTCGGTGCGAATTTATGTCACCGGTGAAGTCAAACGTCCCGGTGCGTATACCGTGTCGGCGCTGACGTCGTTGTTCAACGCCCTCTATATCGGCGGCGGTCCGACCGAACGCGGCACCATGCGCAATATCAAGTTGATGCGTCGCGGTCAATGCACGGCTCAGGTCGATCTTTACAAATTATTATTGCAGGGGGACAACTCGACCGATGTCCGTCTCGAGAGCGGCGATGTGATTTTCGTGCCGGTGGCCGGCGCCCGGGCCGCGATTCGGGGTCAGGTCAAACGCGCCGCTCTGTATGAGTTGAACGGCAGCGAAACGGCTCTCGACCTGCTCGAACTGGCCGGACGACCCACCGCGGAGGCTTATCTCGACCGGGTTATGCTCGAACGAATTTCCGGCCGAAGCGAATGGGAAGTCCTCGATCTCAATCTCAATCCGCAGCACCCCGACAGTCTTGAAAACGTGATTCTGCTCGACGGTGATCGCGTCACTATCTACTCGATTTTCGAGGCTCAGAAAAACATGGTGGCGGTCTACGGGCAGGTGCAACATCCCGGTTATTACGAACGCACCGACACCACCCGTGTCTCCGATCTGCTCGATTTGGCCCGGTTGCATCCGTACGATGTCTATTTCGAACGGGCCGACCTGTTCCGGATTCATCCCGACTGGCGTACCGAAGTGATCCCGGTCGATCTCGGTGCGATTCTGGCCGGCGACACCGCCGCCGATATGCTCGTGGACAACCGCGACTCCCTGCACATCTACTCGATGGAAGAAGTCAAATGGGAGGAGCAGGTCTATATCGAAGGGGCCGTGCGCAATCCCGGCTGGTATCATCTCTACGACGGTATGACCGTGGCCGACCTTGTTTTTCTGGCCGGTTCTTACACCCGCTCAGCCGACCGCAACGAAGCGGAACTGGCGCGCCTGAGCGAGTCCGGCGAAGTCGATTTGATGTATGTCTCGCTTGACGAGCAATCCGCCGGTCTGGTAAACCTTCAGAACGACGACCATTTGTTCGTTCGTCAGATCCCGGAATGGCAGGAGAATCGCACCGTCTCGCTCGAGGGAGAAGTGATGTATCCCGGGACTTATGTCCTCAGCGGCCGCAACGAAACTCTTTACCGCCTCATTCGTCGCGCTGGAGGTTTCACCCCGTCGGCTTTCCCGACCGGTCTGATTCTGGAACGGCCTACTATCGAAACCGACCTGGCCCGGTTGCGTGTCTCGGAGTTGCTGCATCGTTCTCAGCCGATAATCTCCGACAGCACCGGCAACCTGGTACGGCAGGAACATTTCGAATTCGATCCGGCCTCGATGAACCGCATTATCATCGATATGGACCGGTTGTTGTCCAGCAAGGGAAACGAAGGAGACGTTGTTCTTCAACCGAACGACCGCATTTATATCCCGCCGCAGCCTTCGGGAGTATCGGTCATGGGCGCGGTGGGCTCGAACGGCACGCTGAAATTCACGCCGGGCAAGAAGGTCAAGGATTACGTTGCCCAGGCGGGTAATTTCACCAAACAAGCCGATAAAAAATCTACTCGTCTGATCAAGCCCTCCGGTTATGTGCTCAACGGCAACTCGGTATTGAGCCGTCCGGTCACCCTCGGCGACATTATCGTTGTCCCGACTAAAATTGAAAAGGAACGTGACTGGGGCAAGGTTCTCACGACCGCCGTCACCACGGTGACTTCGGTTCTGACCACGGCCTATATAGTAAGCAACCTGTAG